Part of the Candidatus Thermoplasmatota archaeon genome, GCGCCCCTCCTCTGGACGTTCGCCCGACCTGCGGGTCGGGCTCGCCGCGGCGGCGTATCGCCGCGGCCCACCCCCAACGCCAGGGGCTTGGCCCCTGGACGCCCGCCGAGACCCGCGTTTTCTTCTCGAACGGTGCTCCGGTTCTCCGGCTCTTCTCGAGCGGGCGTGTGGGGCCCCCGTGGGGCGCCCTTCGCGCCGTTCAAGCTTCCGAACCTGAGCGCGAATACCGGCTGCGGTCCCGGACCCGGTCCCGGACCCGGTCCCGGACCCGGACCCGACGCCCGGCACCCGGACCCGACGCCCGATCCCGGTCCCGGCGCCCGACGCCCGGTCCCGGCGCCCGCTCCCGGCACCCGGCACCCGACGCCCGGTCCCGAAACCGGTCGCCGCGGTTCCGTGCTCGCCATCGACGAGACCGGCGCGCAAGGAGGCTCGCTCTGGGTGCTCACTCTCAAATAGGGGAACAGCTTTGTCGGGATGCCCCCGGGGCCGAGGCGCTTGGCGCGCGGCAGCCCGGGACGGTCCTCCGCGGAGGTAGCCAAGCCTGGCCAACGGCGCTAGCTTGAGGGGCTAGTCACGTAGGTGTTCCACGGTTCAAATCCGTGCCTCCGCACTCCGGCCGCGCGCGTCGCGCGGTCCGCTTTTCCGACCCGCGCGGCGGGTCCATGCGCGCGCGGTCCTGCGCGGGCGCCGCGTCGCCGACGGCCGCGTCCGGCGCCTCCGGCCCGACGGTTCCGCACGCCTTGGCCGCCCCCTTCGCCCCGATGAAAGACGGTATCCAATACGCTTATATGCGCACCACGGTACTTCCCGCCATCCCCCGAAGCGGGGGCAACCGGCTCGGCATCGTGACCGGGCGCCGCGAAACGACACGCGGTCGCAATCCGAACGGTTAAGTAGCGAACATGGACTCCGGTGAAAGCTCAGGAGAGGTTGTGATGACCCACACGTTCAAATCGATCGCCCTTGCGGGGCTGCTGCTTGTGGCCGCCCTGTCCTCGATGGTCCCGACGGCGGCGGCGCAGGCGCTGCCCGCGCAGCCGGCCGAGTCGCGCATCAGCCTCCTGATCACGCCGGTCGACGCGCCGATCAAGCCCCTCTCGGGTGTCGCGACGGCCAAGATCACCGGCACCTACACCTACTTCTCCGGCGGCGTCGCGCTCGTCCCGACGCAGATCGACCTCAAGGTCGACGACGCGCCGGGCTGGGCGGTCGCCTCGGTGACGCCCTCCACGCTGCAGGTCACGGGCGGCACGCCGTCCGGTCAGACCGTGACGCAGACCTTCTCGGCGAACGTCGTCATCTACACGCTCGCCGACGCGCCCGCCTTCACGCCGGGCCAGATCAAGATCTCCGCGACCGCGCTCCCGAACTCGGACATCGCGGGCAGCAAGGCGACGGAAGTCCTCCAGGTCACGGCGGACTTCTTCTCGATGATCGACGCCCAGATCACGCAGACGATCCAGCTCGCGAAGCCGCAGCAGCAGGTCTCCTACCCGATCACGGTCAAGAACCTCGGCAACGCGGACACGAAGCTCTTCTTCGAGATCGTGAGCAAGCCGGACAACTTCGAAGTCATCCCGCCCCAGCCGATCATCCTCGAGTCCAAGCAGCGCGGCGGCAAGACCACGCAGCAGGACGTGTTCCTCACGATCCAGACGCCGTACAAGAACGGCTACATGAACTCGGTCGGCGCGGTCACGATGAAGATCCGCTCGAACTACGCGCTGGACGCGACGAAGATCGGCGATTCGACGCAGCTCTCGGTCCTCACGACGACCAAGGGCTTCTACGTGCCCGGCCCCGACGCGGCGTTCTTCGTGATCGCCCTCGGCCTCGTCGCGGTCGCGCTCGGCGGCCGCCGCCGGTCGGCGTAGGGTCGCCGCTGGGGTGACCCATGCGGCGTGCCCCGATCGTCCTCGCCATCGTCCTCGCGACGACCACCCTCGTCGCGGGGGCGCCCCCCGCCTCGGCGCAGTATCAGAAGGAGCTCGTCGCGGTCTCGCTCGAGGTCCTCGATCCACCCCAGTTCGTGCCGTACCTCGGCGACGCCCGCTGGCGTCTCGTCATGCGGGACCTGAGCCGCGACGCCGTGCCCGAGGCGAGCCTCCAGGGCGATCCCGGCTTCGCCCACATGACGACCTTCGAGGTCCAATTCGTCAACGTCCCCGCCAATGCGTCCCTGAACGGCTGGGAGGCGGCGCTCACCAACACGACCGTCTTCACCTCGGGCGGCATGGTCCGCGAGACGACCCTCATCGTGCAGGCGCTCGGCCCGGTCTCCCTCAACCACGTCACGCTGAAGGTCGTCGCGACCATGCGCGCGAGCGACGGCGGGACGAAGTCGGCGGAGGTCCACGTGAACGCGTTCCTCGAGCCGTTCCGGCTCGCGAACGTGTTCATCAAGACGCCCCCGAGGTTCGTCGAGCAGCAGAAGGTCGTCACGTATCTCGTCCAGGTCGACAACGTGGGGACGTACATCGACACGTTCCTCCTCAACGTCTCCATCACTCCGGGCTGGAAGGCGATGATCACGCCCCGCGTCGTGATCGAAGGCAAATCGTCCGCGTTCGTGAACCTCACGATCCAATCGCCTTCGGGACAGCTCTGGCATCCCGGCGAGACCGCGATCATCCGCGTCTCCGCCCGATCGATCCACGAACCGGAGGTGGCCTTCACGGGCGCGAGCGTCATCATGGTCGACGGACCCTACGTTTCGGCCCTCTGGCGACCGCTCGCCGCGCTCTCCCTCGTCGCCCTCGCGCTGCTCACTGTCCGCGCATGGCGCGACCGCGACCTCGCGGCGCTCGAGAAGGGGCGACCCCGCAAGCCGCGTCCCACGCCCCGCCAGGCCGTCCTCCTCGCCGCCCTCGCGAAGCGCGACCCGCCCGCGTGGCGCGCCCGGAAGGCGGAGCAGCTCGCCCTCTGGCGCGAGCGTCGCCGCGCGTACCGCGCCGAGATGCGGGCCCGCCGCCGCGACGAGCGCAGGCTTCTCCGCGAGGAGCGCCGCGAGCTGCGCGCAACCCGCGCGAAGATGCGGAAGGCCGAGAAGCTCCGCCGCAAGGCCGAGAAGCTGCGCCTGCGCGAGGAGGCGAAGCAGCTCCACGCGACCCGCAAGGCGCAGAAGGCGGCCGACAAGGTCGCCCGCAAGGACGCGAAGCGTCAGGCGAAGGTCGACGCGAAGGAATCGAAGCGCCTCGCGAAGCTCGCGAAGGCCAAGGAGAAGCAGCTCGCGGCGGCGAAGAAAACGCTCGACAAGGCGCGCGCCAAGGCCGAGAAGGCGGAGAAGCGGGCGGCAAAGGCGGCAAAGCGCGCCGAGAAGCGCGGCCGAAAGGGGTCTTGAGCAAGGCTTAACGTTCCACAAGGAGACGCGAAACCATGGACGGACCGAGGCTGTCCCGAGCGGCCCTCGTCGCGCTCCTCGCGCTCGCGCCGGCCTTCGCCGGCTGCCTGGGCGGAGGCGGCGAGCGGCCCGTCGTCGCGGCGAGCGCGCCGCGCGAAGCCTCCGGGATGACCGTTTTCTTCGCGGCCCCCCACAGGCTCATCGGGCTTGCTCCGCCGCAAGCGGAGCTCCAGGTCCTGTACAACGGCAAGCCGGCCTACCCCGCAGGCGGCATGTGGGCGACGTTCCCGGTGAGCGATCGGCAAGGCGCGTTCTACCTCCCCTACTCCTTCTTCGTCGTGGGAAACGGGCAGTACGAGGTCCGTCTGCGGTACGACGGCGAGATCGCGACGACCCGCGTCAGCGTCGACAAGTGGGTCGAATACGTGTATCTGCATCCCTACCCGACGGACCGGCGCACGATCGCGGTGGACCTGCAGCTGTCGCGCCAGTCCGGCGGCGACCCCTCCAATCGCATCATGGCCTACGGCGATCTGACGATCCACGTCTACTACCGCGGCGAAGACACCTCGGGCTCGACGCGGGAATACGTGCACCGGGTCGCCCTCAAGACGAGCGGCGAGAAGGATTTCACCCGCCTCGAGATCCCGCGATCCGTGTTCAACCGCGGCCCGGGATACTATTCCTTCGAAAGCAAGTTCGACAACCTCGATGCGAAGGGCAACCACGGGGTCGGCAACGACCCGAGCCTGGCGGCCCGGTCGCCCCCCTGGAACTGGATCCGCATCGAATGAGCAACGTTTATGGCGCATTCCATGCGTGGGCGCCGCATGTCGCGCGCGCTCGCCCTCGGCCTCGTCCTGGTCGCCTCCACGCTCGCGGGCTGCGCGTCGCCGACGGGCGAGCCGCTTGACTCCGATGGCGACCGACTCCCCGACGAGGTCGAGGTGTCGCCGCGAAGCATCTCCGTGCTCCGGCCGGACGGCGAAACGACCCTCGAGGTCACGAGCGACCCCAAGCTCGCGGATACGGACGGCGACGGCTTGAGCGACCGCGACGAGTTCCTCCTTGGCACGGACCCCCGGAGCCTCGACACGGACGGCGACGGCCTCCTCGACGGCCGCAGCATCACCGCACAACCGGGCACCGACCTCCACGCCCGGCTCGTCGCGGCGGGCATCCATACCGCGCGCGACGACCCGACGACGTTCCTCGGCGAGGCCTCCATCTGCGAGGGCGGAGACGGCCTCAATCCCACCCAGCACAACAGCGACCGCCCCCTCGTCGACGGCCTCGGCGACGGCGAGGAGGCGGCGGGCGGCTGGAACGTGACCGTGCGCGGCGTCACGACGTTCGTCCAGTCGAGCCCGTGCGTGCCCGACACCGACAGCGACGGTCTCGCGGACGACCTCGAGAAGGCCGCGGGCACCGACCCGACGAAGCGCGACACGGACGGCGACTCGACGCCCGACCGCATCGACGCCGATCCGCTCGCGAACCTCGGCCTGCGCCTCACGCTCGACCGCGTCACGCAGAAGACGCCGCGCAACCCGCTTGGCGACGACGTTCGGTTCATCATCCAGAGCGGCCAGGATTCGCGGACCTTCACGGCGAAGGTGGGCGCCTCGACGGACGTCCGCATCACGTTCGCGTCCGATTCGGACGACGCGACGGCCGAGCCCGGGCGACTCCCGACGCAGGTCACCATCACGGCGCTCTACGACGTGGCGGGCAACCCGCAGCCCATGCGCATCGCGGGGTCGGGCCACATCCTGTCGCTCACCTACGACCTCATGACGGGGGAATGGTCCACGCAGGCGGGCGCGAAGGGGCGCTCGACCGGCACGAGCGAGGGCGAGGACGCGACGGTCGCGTTCTCCCTCGCGACCACGCGGTCCTGATCAGGCGGCCTTCCACCAGGGGCCAAGAAGCGCGTCCCACGCGGCGCGCATCCGCGCGTACTCCTCGGGGCAGCCTTCGGCGCGCTCCGCGGTAAGCCCGTCGCCGCCCGCGAGATCGGCGAAGCGGTCGGGATCGCTCCCGTAGACCCAGCAGAGGATGTTGTGGAAGCGCTGCGCGTCGAGGCTGTGCGCGTCGGCGAAGGAGGCCTCGTCCGGGTCCGCGGACCCGGCCTCGAGCGCGAACCATTCGGCGGCGGAGAGCGCGACGCCCTCGCCGCCCTCCTCCGCGAGCACGATCAAGGCGCTCAGCTGGTCGACCGCGTCCTCCTCGCGGCCCGTGGCGGGAATCCCGTTCACGTCGATGATCGCGTGTCCCGCTTCGTGGAAGAAGACGAAGGTCCACGTCCTGACGGCGTTCTCGACCGCGCTCGCATCGTCGTGGCCCGCGGCCTCGAAGAGCGCGCGCACGTGCTCGAGGAGATCGTGGCACATCGTGATGCGCCGCGTCTCGGGATCGTAGAACGCGTTCGCCTCTCCGCAGTCCGCGGCCGCGACCTCGACGTCGCGCGCGAGGCGGAGGTTCGCGTTGAGGTCTTCCACGAGCGCGGCGGGAAGGCCCGACGTTTCGAGCGCCCGCGCCGCGGTCCCGGGTTTGACCGCGACGACGAGAAAACGACCTTCGGTCGCGTCCGCGGCGGGCGCGGCGCAGCCCGCGAGGGCGACGGTCGAGAGGAGCGCGGCGACGACGGCCGCCCGCACGTCAGCACCCCGTCGCGGGGCTCACGCCCGGCACGACGCTTGGATCGAAGACGACGTAGGCAAAGGCCGCGATGACGAGGAGCGTGCTGAGGTACGCGAGCTTGCTCCAGGCCCACACCTTGCTCCCGTCGAGCGGCGGGATGGGGAGCATGTTGAAGCCCGCGAGGAAGACGTTCACGAACACGACGACCTGCCAGAGGTTCGCGTGGCGGGCGACGCAGAGCTCGGGCGTGAAGAGGAACATCGGAAGCGCGATGAGCGCGAGGCCGAGGTTGAGGGCGGGACCCACGATGCTGATGACGCCCGAGTCCCGTCGGGTCGCCTGGCCGTAGATGTGGACCGCGCCCGGCGCCGCGAACACGACGCCGAGGCCCATGCTCACGAGAAGTCCCACGAGGAGGTTGGTCCAGCTCGCGCGGAACTCCGCCCACATGTAGCGGCGCTGGGCGACGACCTTGTGCGCGAGCTCGTGGAGCACGAACGACGTGATGACGATGCCCACCGCATAGGGGAGGATCGCGAGGAGCGTGGACTCGTCGAGCTTGCCGTCGATCGCAAGCGCGGTGCCGGAGAGGGCGAACGTGAAGGCCACCGAGAGCACCGCGACGCTCAGCGCGAGGTGGAGGATCTCCTCGCCGCTGAAGGACACGGTGGGCTCGTCCTCCGTCTCGTCCCAGCGGTCGATCGCCCCGGTCGGCTGCACGGGGCCGTCACCCGTGTCGCGGTTCAAGACACTTCTGAAAGAGACGCGAAACCCTCATTCGCGGCGGCCGAAGGTGAAGAGCAGCGCGCCGAGGGCGAGGACCGCGAGGACCCCCGCGAAGCCGGGGCCGGGCAGCTCGCCCGGGGCGGCGTGCTCGACGCGGTATTCGAGCTCGATGGTCCGCGTGTTGGGATTCTCGAAGGTGAACCGGTAGGCGCCGGTCACGGGAGCCTCGAACGTCCCGTCGCGGGCGTTCTCGCGCGCGGGGGGGAAGATCGTGGTCGCGTTCGGACCCGCCGTCTGGATCGTGAGGAAGACCTCGTAATAGCGAGGCTCCTTGACGAGATAGGACCAGGCCACCTTCTGGCCCTTTCCGAGGCTCACGGTCACGGTCTCGCTCGTCCCCGGGGCGAGCGTGAGGGCGTCGGCCTTCACCGCGGCGAGCGCGGTGGGGGCCAGGAGAACGAGGGCGAGCGCAAGGAGAACCGGGCGCACGGCGCGCGAACCCCCTGGATCGCCTTAAACCTCACCTTCGGCGCCACGGGCGCGCGGCGAGCGCGAGCGCGGCGAGGGCCGCGACGAGGGCCGGCGCCGGGATGAAGGGGCGCGGGGGCTCGTTAGCGGGGTCGGGGAGCGGCTTCACGTAGACCCCGCCGCGCATGCCGCTGTGCACTTCGCAAACGAAAGGGACGACGCCGGCGGCGGTCGCGTTGAACGCGACAACGTCGGTCGGGCGCGATTCGCCGGGCAGGCGCACGGGCGTCCCCTGGTTCACGTCGCCCTGGACGCGGAGGCTGTGCGGGGCCGCGTTCGAGGCGGGGTTCGCGAACCGGAGGACGACGCGGTCGCCGACGTCGACCGTGATGTTCGTCGCGGACCAGCAGAAGCCGGCGCGATCGCACCCGGACTCGCGCGGCTCGAGGTCGACGGCGCGCTCGGCGGCGGATGCCGCGGGCGCGAGGGCGACGAGGGCGAGCGCGAGGGCGGGAACCACGATCCGGGGGCTCACGGGCCCCCGACGGCCGTCACCGCATTTGAATCCGACGCGCGAGGAGGGCCGCGAGCGCGCCGCCCGCCGCAAGGAGCGCGAGGCCCGGCGCGGGCGTCGGCGCGTTCGTCGCTTCCGAGGCGACGACGATCGTCCCCTTCATCTGCGGATGCACGTCGCAGATGAACGGGATCTCGCCGGCCTCCGTCGCCGTGAAGGTGATCGTGTCGTTCGCCTGGGCGCCGCCGGGGTCGCGGATCGGGGTGCTCTCGTTCACGTACCCGAGGACCGCGAGGTTGTGCGACATGAAGTTGGTCGCCTCGTCCTTGTACACGAGGGTGACGTTGTCGCCGACGTTCACGGTGATGTTCTGGGGCTCCCAGCAGTAGGGCGCGCCGCCCGGGCATCCCGTCTCCTTCGCGAGGACCGTGATGCGACGGTCTTCCGCGTGGACGGTGGGGGCGATCAGGGTGGCGAGAAGGAGGAGGGCGAGGACGCCGCGCATGGGTGCGCGGCGCGCCTCGCGATGCTTGAGGGTGGCGCCTACCGGCAAGGCCGGCGGGCGCCCGGGATCGAACGGTCCCCGGATCAGCCGCGGCGGCGCAGCACGACCGCGACCGCGAGGGCGCCCGCGGCGAGGAGAGCGACCTCGAAGCCCGGCGTGCGCGTCGGGGCCGTGGGGGTCTCGTCGCCCGTTCCGTTCGCGCTCTGGACGACGATCTTCCCGACCATCGTCGGGTGGACGTCGCAGATGAACTGGATCTCGCCCGTCTTCGTGGGCGTGAAGGTGATGGAGGCGTTCTCGGGCGTCGTCGTGATCGGCGTCTTCTCGTTCACGGGGGCCTTGATGTGGAGGTTGTGGGGCTGGATGCTGCCGTTCGCCTGGACCCATTCGAGGGTCACGTTGTCGCCGACCCTCGCCGTGAAGGTGGCTGGCTTCCAGCAGAACGTCCCGACGGGGCAGTTGGCCTCGAGGGCCTCGGTCACGAACATCTTGTTCTCCGCGGCGGCCGTGGGGACCGCAAGGAGCGCGAGCGCGAGGACGCCGACGAGGGCGAGCTTGGAGTTGCCGAGCATGCGGGCGGGCAAAAGGCGCGCCGAAGAAAAGCGTTTGGGTCATATTGTTGGGCTATCGCGGCCCGTTCACGGACCGGTCCCTTGAGGCGCTATTCCTCTTCCGCATCGCGCTTCTCCTCGAGACCGAGGACCGCGAGCACCTGCTTGCGGACGGCGTCCTCGGCGAGCTTGAGGAGCGCCTCGCGCTCGTCCACGTCCCCGAAGATGCCGAGCTTGATCTGGCCGCCCGCCATCTTCGCGTGGCCGCCCGCGGACTGCTTGCCGAAGGCCTTTTCCAGGGCCTCGCCGAGGTTCACGCGCACGTCGTTCGTGCGCGCGCTGATGTGGATGACGTCCTCGACGATGCCGAAGACGATGACCGTGGAGATGCCTTCGAGGCCGAGGAGGAAGTCCGCGGCCTGGGGCAGGGTGTCGCGGTCGCGGATGAACTCGACGCTCGTGATGAGGGTCGAGCCGTAGCTCTCGCGGTTGCGGACGGCCTTGCCGAGCACGTCCACGGTCTCGGCCGCCATCGGCGGGTTCTCGATCTTCTCGAGCAGGTCCATGTCCGCGTACGAGGAGAGGAACGTCGCGGCCATCATGTCCTCGGCCGTCGCGCCGCGCGTGTAGTCCTTCGTGTCGGTGCGGATACCGTAGAGGAGCGCGACCGCGAGCTTCGGCGAGACGGGGATGCCGAGCTGCTGCAGGTACTTCGTGAGGATGGTGCTCGTCGCGCCGATGCCGACGCGCACGTCCGCGAAGTCTGCGACGATCTCCTCCTCCTCGATCTGATGGTGGTCGAACACGATGTTCGGCACGACCTCGGGCGGGAGGATGTTGTTCTTGCCGGGAAGCGAGGCCTCGACGAGCGCGACCTTGTCGTGCGCGTTCACGATCTCGAGGACGTCGTCGCGCGGCCCGACCTGCGTGAGCTCGAGGTCGAGCAGGTTCACGAAGGCGCGGTTCTCCTGGTGGCCGATGTTGCCGCCGTAGTAGATCGTCGCGG contains:
- a CDS encoding emp24/gp25L/p24 family protein; amino-acid sequence: MRPVLLALALVLLAPTALAAVKADALTLAPGTSETVTVSLGKGQKVAWSYLVKEPRYYEVFLTIQTAGPNATTIFPPARENARDGTFEAPVTGAYRFTFENPNTRTIELEYRVEHAAPGELPGPGFAGVLAVLALGALLFTFGRRE
- a CDS encoding cupredoxin domain-containing protein codes for the protein MLGNSKLALVGVLALALLAVPTAAAENKMFVTEALEANCPVGTFCWKPATFTARVGDNVTLEWVQANGSIQPHNLHIKAPVNEKTPITTTPENASITFTPTKTGEIQFICDVHPTMVGKIVVQSANGTGDETPTAPTRTPGFEVALLAAGALAVAVVLRRRG
- a CDS encoding site-2 protease family protein translates to MQPTGAIDRWDETEDEPTVSFSGEEILHLALSVAVLSVAFTFALSGTALAIDGKLDESTLLAILPYAVGIVITSFVLHELAHKVVAQRRYMWAEFRASWTNLLVGLLVSMGLGVVFAAPGAVHIYGQATRRDSGVISIVGPALNLGLALIALPMFLFTPELCVARHANLWQVVVFVNVFLAGFNMLPIPPLDGSKVWAWSKLAYLSTLLVIAAFAYVVFDPSVVPGVSPATGC
- a CDS encoding cupredoxin domain-containing protein gives rise to the protein MRGVLALLLLATLIAPTVHAEDRRITVLAKETGCPGGAPYCWEPQNITVNVGDNVTLVYKDEATNFMSHNLAVLGYVNESTPIRDPGGAQANDTITFTATEAGEIPFICDVHPQMKGTIVVASEATNAPTPAPGLALLAAGGALAALLARRIQMR
- a CDS encoding DHH family phosphoesterase, which translates into the protein MYVILGCGSVGYQTAKLLKSRDKEILIIDKNRKRVEDLRDSEMEAVVGDMDQLGEFREELASATAILLMSSNMEGNLQALKYVKSEMPKSMVIVRALDPVSADAFTKAGADRVIQPSDVIARSVLRELQEYEVQRAGNALTDIIQSAKSIAIFIQSNPDPDALGSGLALQTICEHYDVPATIYYGGNIGHQENRAFVNLLDLELTQVGPRDDVLEIVNAHDKVALVEASLPGKNNILPPEVVPNIVFDHHQIEEEEIVADFADVRVGIGATSTILTKYLQQLGIPVSPKLAVALLYGIRTDTKDYTRGATAEDMMAATFLSSYADMDLLEKIENPPMAAETVDVLGKAVRNRESYGSTLITSVEFIRDRDTLPQAADFLLGLEGISTVIVFGIVEDVIHISARTNDVRVNLGEALEKAFGKQSAGGHAKMAGGQIKLGIFGDVDEREALLKLAEDAVRKQVLAVLGLEEKRDAEEE
- a CDS encoding DUF4344 domain-containing metallopeptidase, giving the protein MRAAVVAALLSTVALAGCAAPAADATEGRFLVVAVKPGTAARALETSGLPAALVEDLNANLRLARDVEVAAADCGEANAFYDPETRRITMCHDLLEHVRALFEAAGHDDASAVENAVRTWTFVFFHEAGHAIIDVNGIPATGREEDAVDQLSALIVLAEEGGEGVALSAAEWFALEAGSADPDEASFADAHSLDAQRFHNILCWVYGSDPDRFADLAGGDGLTAERAEGCPEEYARMRAAWDALLGPWWKAA